The proteins below come from a single Chryseobacterium sp. MA9 genomic window:
- the nuoH gene encoding NADH-quinone oxidoreductase subunit NuoH gives MDLLTFKLILVLALFLLSLTIAAYSTWAERKVASIMQDRIGPNRAGPFGLLQPLADGGKFFFKEDFTPANAEKFLFVLGPALVMFISLITGAVIPWGKSLNIAGTSFDLQVANIDVGVLFIIGMASIGVYGIMIGGWASNNKYSLLGAIRASSQMISYELAMGLALLSIIMMTGSLDLKEITESQTTGKLWGVIPWVSGLNWNIFYQPIAFLVFFVAALAETNRHPFDLPECESELVTGYSTEYSSMKLGLYMFGEYVNMFISNAFMVVLFFGGYNYPGIEWVTQNWGENTAGILSIVAFLTKTVIGILIFMWIRWTLPRFRYDQLMHLGWKTLIPMALVNLLITGAVILAFAN, from the coding sequence ATGGATTTACTTACATTTAAACTTATACTTGTACTAGCACTTTTCCTGCTATCGCTTACGATTGCAGCCTACTCTACCTGGGCAGAAAGAAAAGTAGCCTCTATCATGCAGGATAGAATTGGTCCCAACAGGGCCGGACCTTTCGGATTGCTGCAGCCTCTTGCTGATGGTGGAAAGTTTTTCTTCAAAGAAGACTTTACGCCAGCCAATGCAGAAAAATTCCTTTTCGTATTAGGACCTGCTTTGGTGATGTTTATTTCATTGATTACAGGAGCTGTTATTCCTTGGGGTAAAAGTTTAAATATTGCAGGTACTTCTTTTGATCTTCAGGTAGCTAACATCGATGTTGGTGTACTTTTTATCATCGGAATGGCTTCAATCGGGGTTTATGGAATTATGATCGGAGGTTGGGCTTCGAATAACAAATATTCATTATTAGGTGCTATCCGTGCTTCTTCTCAGATGATTTCTTATGAATTGGCAATGGGACTGGCACTTCTTTCTATCATTATGATGACAGGAAGTTTAGACTTAAAAGAAATTACTGAAAGTCAGACTACCGGGAAATTATGGGGTGTTATTCCTTGGGTTTCGGGGTTGAACTGGAATATTTTCTACCAACCGATTGCTTTCCTTGTTTTCTTTGTAGCAGCATTGGCAGAAACCAACAGACACCCATTCGATTTACCTGAGTGTGAATCCGAATTGGTAACAGGATATTCTACAGAATACTCTTCCATGAAATTAGGTTTATATATGTTCGGAGAATATGTGAACATGTTTATTTCTAATGCATTCATGGTAGTTCTTTTCTTTGGAGGGTACAACTATCCTGGTATTGAATGGGTAACTCAAAACTGGGGTGAGAACACTGCAGGGATCTTGAGTATCGTAGCATTCTTAACGAAGACTGTAATCGGAATTCTGATTTTTATGTGGATCAGATGGACGCTTCCAAGATTCAGATACGACCAGTTAATGCACTTAGGATGGAAAACATTAATCCCAATGGCATTGGTAAACCTATTAATTACAGGAGCTGTAATTTTAGCATTTGCAAACTAA
- a CDS encoding NADH-quinone oxidoreductase subunit I, translating to MKLTNRSKVVSNKEMTLAEKIYLPAIFTGMGITFKHAVRTVIKGAPAVYSYPEVQKPRTTIWRGQHVLKRDEEGRERCTACGLCAVACPAEAITMTAAERTKEEKGLYREEKYASVYEINMLRCIFCGMCEEACPKSAIYLTDRLVDVETNRGSFIYGKDKLVEKINERIDITTRQSEKQKNAVK from the coding sequence ATGAAACTTACAAACAGATCAAAAGTTGTTTCCAATAAAGAAATGACCCTTGCTGAAAAAATCTACCTTCCTGCAATCTTTACAGGGATGGGGATTACATTTAAGCATGCTGTAAGAACCGTGATAAAGGGTGCTCCCGCAGTATATTCGTATCCGGAAGTACAGAAGCCAAGAACAACCATCTGGAGAGGCCAGCACGTTTTGAAAAGAGATGAGGAAGGCAGAGAAAGATGTACAGCTTGCGGGCTTTGTGCGGTAGCTTGTCCTGCAGAAGCCATTACGATGACTGCTGCTGAAAGAACTAAGGAGGAAAAAGGTCTTTACAGAGAAGAAAAGTACGCTTCAGTATATGAAATCAATATGCTAAGATGTATTTTCTGTGGTATGTGTGAAGAAGCTTGTCCTAAATCTGCGATCTATCTTACAGACAGATTGGTAGACGTGGAAACCAACAGAGGTTCTTTCATTTACGGAAAAGATAAATTAGTTGAAAAAATAAATGAAAGGATTGATATCACGACAAGACAATCCGAGAAACAAAAAAATGCGGTAAAATAA
- the nuoK gene encoding NADH-quinone oxidoreductase subunit NuoK, whose translation MGEVNTFIQSIPLDYFIILSSVLFCLGVMGVLLRKNAIVILGCVELMLNSVNLLLAAFSAYKGNGDGQLLVFFIMVVAAAEVAVGLAIIAMLYRNTRSVDVSIFNKLRG comes from the coding sequence ATGGGAGAAGTAAATACATTTATACAAAGCATCCCTTTGGACTACTTCATCATTCTTTCATCAGTATTGTTCTGTTTGGGAGTAATGGGAGTATTACTTAGAAAAAATGCTATTGTGATTCTGGGCTGTGTAGAGCTTATGCTGAATTCTGTAAACCTTTTATTGGCAGCTTTTTCAGCGTATAAAGGCAACGGCGACGGACAGCTTTTAGTTTTCTTCATTATGGTGGTGGCTGCTGCAGAAGTAGCAGTAGGTCTGGCAATTATTGCTATGCTGTATAGAAATACCCGTTCTGTAGATGTGAGTATATTTAATAAATTAAGAGGATAA
- the nuoL gene encoding NADH-quinone oxidoreductase subunit L, with amino-acid sequence MENLVYAIVLLPLLGFLINGLFGKNLPKILVGSLATAMVFGSFCIAVSLFMNFNSESQPVIVKAFEWFRVNGVQINFGFQIDQLSLMMVMIITGIGSLIHLYSIGYMSHDKGFYKFFTYLNLFIFSMLLLVMGSNYLILFIGWEGVGLCSYLLIGFWYTNEEYGKAARKAFIMNRIGDLALLIGIFMIASQTNAVDYLSVAENASKFELDGTVIIFITASLFIGATGKSAQVPLYTWLPDAMAGPTPVSALIHAATMVTAGIYLVVRSNFLFTLAPTVQGGILFIGFLTAALAGFYALRQNDIKKVLAYSTVSQLGFMFIALGLGAYTTAMFHVMTHAFFKALLFLGAGSVIHAMSNEQDMRFMGGLKKYIPLTHATFLIGTLAISGFPLLSGMISKDEILVAAFAKNPVYWVILFVLAAMTATYMFRLYYLTFHGEFRGTEEQKHHLHESPSNMTLPLIVLAVLSVIGGFINLPHFIGHGHYAKLMEWLKPVLTEQSYSQMEATLSGVPFNTEMILLAATVIMFFSVWFIVRNTYVSKKKMAVAEENYTGWEKLSAKKLYVDELYNALIVKTVEGLGRGGKMFDKGILDRFVNFVGDGAEDSGKAMKRVQNGNVETYILIMSLAVGIILIVNFLLQ; translated from the coding sequence ATGGAGAATCTAGTATATGCAATAGTACTTTTACCACTTTTAGGGTTTCTTATTAACGGTTTATTCGGGAAAAATCTTCCAAAAATATTGGTTGGATCTTTGGCTACGGCAATGGTTTTCGGATCATTCTGTATCGCTGTAAGTCTTTTCATGAATTTCAATTCTGAAAGCCAGCCTGTAATCGTAAAAGCTTTTGAATGGTTTAGAGTAAATGGAGTACAAATTAATTTTGGATTCCAGATTGATCAGCTTTCTTTAATGATGGTGATGATCATCACAGGTATCGGTTCACTGATCCATTTATACTCTATCGGATATATGAGTCATGATAAAGGATTCTATAAGTTTTTTACTTACCTGAATCTTTTCATTTTCTCAATGTTACTTTTAGTAATGGGAAGCAACTACCTTATCTTATTCATCGGATGGGAAGGTGTAGGTCTTTGTTCTTACCTGTTGATCGGGTTCTGGTACACCAACGAAGAGTACGGTAAAGCAGCAAGAAAAGCTTTCATCATGAACAGAATTGGTGACCTTGCTTTGTTGATCGGTATCTTTATGATCGCCTCTCAGACAAACGCTGTAGATTATCTTTCTGTAGCAGAAAATGCTTCAAAATTTGAATTAGACGGAACAGTGATCATCTTTATCACAGCGAGTTTATTCATCGGTGCTACCGGTAAATCTGCTCAGGTTCCATTATATACATGGTTGCCGGATGCGATGGCCGGACCTACTCCTGTATCAGCGTTGATCCACGCGGCAACAATGGTAACTGCGGGTATTTATTTGGTAGTAAGATCAAACTTCTTATTTACTTTAGCACCTACAGTACAGGGAGGAATTTTATTCATCGGATTTTTAACTGCTGCATTGGCAGGATTCTATGCACTACGTCAGAACGACATCAAAAAAGTATTGGCATACTCTACAGTTTCACAACTTGGATTTATGTTCATCGCTTTAGGTCTTGGAGCGTATACAACGGCTATGTTCCATGTAATGACACATGCATTCTTTAAAGCTTTATTATTCCTGGGTGCAGGTTCTGTAATCCACGCAATGAGCAACGAACAGGATATGCGTTTCATGGGAGGTCTTAAAAAATATATTCCTCTTACACACGCTACATTCCTTATTGGAACATTAGCCATCTCAGGTTTCCCTTTATTATCAGGGATGATCTCTAAAGACGAAATTTTAGTAGCAGCTTTCGCTAAAAACCCTGTTTACTGGGTAATCTTATTTGTTTTAGCGGCAATGACTGCAACATATATGTTTAGACTATACTACCTGACATTCCACGGAGAATTCAGAGGTACTGAAGAACAAAAACACCACTTACACGAAAGCCCGTCTAATATGACATTACCATTGATCGTATTGGCTGTTCTTTCTGTAATCGGAGGTTTTATCAACCTGCCACACTTCATCGGTCACGGGCATTATGCGAAGCTGATGGAATGGTTGAAGCCAGTTCTTACAGAACAAAGCTACAGCCAGATGGAAGCTACTCTTTCAGGAGTACCTTTCAATACTGAAATGATCTTATTAGCAGCTACAGTGATTATGTTCTTCTCTGTATGGTTCATCGTTAGAAATACTTATGTAAGTAAGAAAAAGATGGCTGTTGCAGAAGAAAACTATACCGGATGGGAAAAGCTTTCTGCTAAAAAATTATATGTTGACGAACTTTACAACGCATTGATTGTAAAAACTGTTGAAGGATTAGGACGCGGAGGAAAGATGTTTGATAAGGGTATCTTAGACCGTTTTGTAAACTTTGTAGGTGATGGTGCTGAAGACAGCGGAAAAGCTATGAAGCGTGTTCAAAACGGAAATGTAGAGACGTATATTCTTATCATGTCTTTAGCTGTGGGAATTATATTAATTGTTAACTTTTTATTACAATAA
- a CDS encoding 2Fe-2S iron-sulfur cluster-binding protein, with translation MSEEVKKFKITIDGQTTEVMPGTSILEAARQIGGKSVPPAMCYYSKLETSGGRCRTCLVEVSKGSEADPRPMPKLVASCRTNVMDGMEVKNLTSEKAQEGRKAVTEFLLVNHPLDCPICDQAGECHLQDLGYEHGVDSTRTEFERNTYEADDLGPNIKLNMNRCILCARCVLTANQLTETREHGILFRGDHAEISTYLNKALDNDFIGNVIDVCPVGALTDRTARFASRVWFTKPMNASCKCDKCSGKVVVWMKGDEIVRVTARKDQWGEVEEFICDTCRFERKALSDWNIEGPRHIDRHSVISLNHYEKPKDELRVLDNPMAKEISEKDEK, from the coding sequence ATGAGCGAAGAAGTTAAAAAATTCAAAATAACTATAGACGGACAGACTACTGAAGTGATGCCTGGTACTTCCATTCTGGAAGCTGCAAGACAAATTGGTGGAAAATCTGTACCTCCCGCTATGTGCTACTACAGCAAGTTAGAAACCAGTGGAGGGAGATGTAGAACATGTCTTGTAGAAGTTTCTAAAGGGTCTGAAGCAGATCCTCGTCCTATGCCGAAATTGGTAGCAAGCTGCAGAACGAATGTAATGGATGGGATGGAAGTAAAAAACCTTACTTCTGAGAAAGCTCAGGAAGGAAGAAAAGCGGTTACCGAGTTTTTATTGGTAAACCACCCGCTGGACTGCCCTATCTGTGACCAGGCAGGAGAATGTCATCTTCAGGACTTAGGATATGAGCATGGTGTAGACAGTACAAGAACAGAATTTGAAAGAAATACTTACGAAGCCGATGATCTTGGACCGAACATCAAATTGAATATGAACCGTTGCATTCTTTGTGCAAGATGTGTATTGACAGCAAACCAGCTTACAGAAACAAGAGAACACGGTATTCTTTTCAGAGGAGATCATGCTGAAATTTCAACCTATTTAAATAAAGCTTTAGACAATGACTTCATCGGAAACGTTATCGACGTTTGTCCGGTAGGAGCATTAACAGACAGAACAGCTCGTTTTGCAAGCAGAGTATGGTTTACAAAACCAATGAACGCTTCTTGTAAATGTGATAAGTGTTCCGGAAAAGTTGTAGTATGGATGAAAGGTGACGAAATCGTAAGAGTAACTGCAAGAAAAGACCAATGGGGTGAAGTGGAAGAATTCATCTGTGATACATGCCGTTTCGAAAGAAAAGCATTATCAGACTGGAATATCGAAGGTCCAAGACATATTGACAGACATTCTGTAATTTCATTGAACCACTACGAAAAACCTAAGGATGAGCTAAGAGTTTTAGACAATCCCATGGCTAAAGAAATCAGTGAAAAAGACGAAAAATAA
- a CDS encoding GAF domain-containing protein has protein sequence MANLYKKDSPFQVYISFKKYLDVLEHIRHNDRLEYRVNYAESLIESIRNFKELREGFQDTALLEKHEDLIRVLLADLFPTGLTRNEIKAASIPLSNITFNYTERFKDILKDAGKDFEIELRNISDNEFYVFCCCLILQSYFKKDIKSTIPFYYDIPNKQGIMKHYKITVNSDFTEIAPTEDAKIPSDDVLDMLLENLDDFKLWKKHFPSQSWILKGFTIISLVDCTSEVALSDLKSSMIEIDPEDLNPNENLTEIFKSYFDVPELSFGLMTFNKKEQKLDKLPIYESLLTNHILDFWINAFDEDTRKSTFNNLNHNSKPVVVSNVNNLDENVKQLPSFSILKDNNVNSFMVIPIMKDGELLAIMEFTSPIAGSFNGLKLKKLEFFTDMVLFSLNRFYFEKNYQIEAIIQREYTTIHDSVVWKFRNEAEKYFTASLGKKIYTLKQISFKNLTPLFGVSDIRSSSEKRFNLMLQDLNQQIEWLNEIFVLTNSDSEKFVLALDIFENELNNEIKADTEQQRFQRLLREEIHPFLQGKLEVRTSREIKAKQRSKIIFHTSLHLQICFIITEKTWMILSHWSTENWQIYWMKAR, from the coding sequence TTGGCTAATCTCTATAAAAAAGACTCTCCTTTTCAGGTTTATATATCATTCAAAAAATATTTGGATGTTCTGGAGCATATCCGACATAACGACAGACTGGAGTACAGAGTCAACTATGCAGAATCTTTGATCGAAAGCATCAGAAATTTTAAAGAACTCAGAGAAGGGTTTCAGGATACTGCACTTCTTGAAAAACATGAAGACCTCATCAGGGTGCTTCTTGCCGATCTTTTCCCAACCGGGCTTACCAGAAATGAGATAAAAGCGGCAAGTATTCCTCTTTCAAACATCACTTTCAATTATACCGAAAGGTTTAAAGATATTCTTAAAGATGCAGGAAAAGACTTCGAAATAGAACTCAGAAATATTTCAGATAATGAGTTTTATGTATTCTGCTGCTGCCTTATTCTCCAGAGCTATTTCAAAAAAGATATTAAAAGTACGATTCCGTTCTATTATGATATCCCCAACAAACAGGGGATTATGAAACATTATAAGATTACAGTCAATTCAGATTTTACGGAAATTGCCCCTACAGAAGATGCTAAAATCCCATCTGATGATGTTCTGGATATGCTGTTGGAAAATCTGGATGATTTTAAACTGTGGAAAAAACATTTTCCATCGCAGTCTTGGATACTGAAAGGATTTACCATTATTTCACTGGTAGACTGTACGTCTGAAGTAGCACTTTCTGACCTGAAATCAAGCATGATTGAAATTGATCCCGAAGATTTGAATCCCAATGAAAATCTGACCGAAATTTTCAAATCTTATTTTGATGTTCCGGAACTCAGCTTCGGACTCATGACTTTCAACAAAAAAGAACAGAAACTGGATAAACTTCCTATTTATGAGAGTCTTCTGACCAATCATATTCTGGATTTCTGGATCAATGCTTTTGACGAAGATACGCGTAAGAGTACGTTTAATAATTTAAATCATAATTCAAAACCCGTTGTTGTTTCCAATGTAAACAATCTGGATGAAAATGTAAAACAGCTTCCTTCATTCAGTATTTTAAAGGATAATAATGTCAACAGCTTCATGGTAATTCCTATAATGAAAGACGGCGAGCTCCTTGCGATCATGGAATTCACCTCTCCTATTGCCGGCAGTTTCAATGGTTTAAAGCTCAAAAAACTGGAGTTTTTCACCGATATGGTTCTTTTCTCCTTAAACAGATTCTACTTTGAGAAAAATTATCAGATAGAAGCTATTATCCAGCGTGAATATACTACCATCCACGACAGTGTGGTCTGGAAATTCAGGAATGAAGCTGAAAAGTACTTCACGGCATCACTGGGAAAAAAAATATATACTTTAAAGCAGATTTCTTTTAAAAACCTTACTCCGTTATTCGGGGTTTCTGATATCCGTTCCTCATCAGAGAAGCGTTTTAATCTGATGCTTCAGGATCTTAATCAGCAGATTGAATGGCTGAATGAGATTTTTGTACTCACCAATTCCGATTCAGAAAAATTTGTGCTGGCACTGGATATTTTTGAGAATGAATTAAACAATGAAATCAAAGCGGATACAGAACAACAGCGTTTTCAAAGATTATTAAGAGAAGAAATTCATCCTTTTTTACAGGGGAAACTGGAAGTAAGAACTTCCAGAGAAATAAAGGCAAAGCAAAGATCAAAGATTATTTTTCACACATCTTTGCACCTACAGATCTGTTTTATCATCACAGAAAAAACCTGGATGATTCTATCACACTGGTCAACCGAAAACTGGCAGATTTACTGGATGAAAGCCAGATAA
- a CDS encoding NADH-quinone oxidoreductase subunit N: MSVLIIVFLTAVIALFSGVFEQGKFARYIGILGLIIALYVSFMPECSFFDHYKHMYEYSGNTALFTKISIVTTLLLFFLGGFAFSNHRSHQSELYALMLFALCGGIILFGYQNLVTMFLGVEILSIPLYVMAGANKTDLRSNEASIKYFLMGAFATGFLLFGIAFIYGSAGSFDLYKIHDFGVANSGNVMFILGVLLILCALAFKVALAPFHMWSPDVYAGSPSLITAFMASVVKISGFFALFRLMTLGFAGVTHEWINVLGVFLIITLLLANVMGLAQTNAKRMLAYSSVSHAGYIGLVFFGMTSLSTYNLAFYLFAYSLSTVGVFMCLIWVEKLKRETSFGAFKGLAKTEPLLATAAAISMLSMAGVPLTAGFMGKFALFSQAMNGAAFLVLVAVLGSALSIAYYLRLIIAMFFFKESTFKSSEKVTLTYNIIAVIIIVLIIILGVFPDLFARMFGL, from the coding sequence ATGAGTGTTTTAATTATTGTTTTCCTAACGGCAGTTATTGCGTTATTTTCAGGAGTTTTTGAACAAGGAAAATTCGCAAGATACATTGGGATTTTGGGATTAATCATCGCATTGTACGTAAGTTTTATGCCGGAATGTTCGTTCTTCGACCATTACAAGCATATGTATGAGTACAGTGGTAATACTGCATTATTCACTAAAATATCAATCGTAACAACATTATTATTATTCTTCCTAGGAGGTTTTGCTTTCAGCAACCACAGAAGCCACCAGTCAGAATTATATGCATTGATGCTATTTGCATTATGTGGAGGGATCATCCTTTTCGGATATCAGAACCTGGTGACGATGTTCCTGGGAGTGGAGATTCTTTCTATTCCATTATATGTAATGGCTGGAGCTAACAAAACTGATCTTAGATCCAACGAAGCTTCTATTAAATATTTCCTTATGGGTGCATTTGCGACAGGTTTCTTACTGTTCGGGATTGCGTTCATCTATGGAAGTGCAGGAAGTTTTGATCTGTACAAGATTCATGATTTTGGAGTAGCTAATTCAGGGAATGTAATGTTCATCTTAGGAGTATTACTGATTCTTTGTGCATTGGCATTCAAAGTAGCTTTAGCACCTTTCCACATGTGGAGTCCTGATGTATATGCAGGTTCTCCTTCATTAATCACAGCTTTCATGGCGAGTGTAGTAAAAATCTCAGGATTCTTTGCGCTATTCAGATTGATGACGCTTGGTTTCGCTGGGGTGACTCATGAATGGATCAACGTTTTAGGAGTATTCTTAATCATTACTTTACTTTTGGCAAACGTTATGGGTCTTGCTCAGACGAACGCAAAAAGAATGCTGGCTTACTCTTCAGTTTCCCATGCAGGATATATCGGATTGGTATTCTTCGGAATGACAAGCCTTTCTACTTATAACCTTGCCTTTTATTTATTTGCTTATTCTTTATCTACAGTAGGAGTTTTCATGTGTCTGATCTGGGTAGAGAAGTTAAAGAGAGAAACTTCCTTCGGAGCATTCAAAGGATTGGCGAAAACTGAGCCGTTATTAGCAACAGCAGCAGCAATCTCTATGCTTTCAATGGCAGGGGTTCCGTTAACCGCTGGTTTCATGGGAAAATTTGCTTTATTCTCCCAGGCTATGAACGGTGCCGCTTTCTTAGTATTGGTGGCTGTATTAGGTTCTGCCTTATCTATTGCTTACTATTTAAGACTGATCATCGCAATGTTCTTCTTTAAAGAATCTACATTCAAATCATCAGAAAAAGTAACTCTTACTTACAATATCATTGCAGTAATAATAATTGTTTTAATTATCATCCTTGGGGTTTTCCCGGATCTGTTTGCAAGAATGTTCGGATTGTAA
- a CDS encoding NADH-quinone oxidoreductase subunit J — translation MDQFLFFLVAFLAVASAVYFVFARNPLYAILSLIVTMFSIASMYILLNAQFLAIIQIIVYAGAIMVLFLYILMMLNLNKGDESKKNNTLKFVGVFTAGLLLVGVLGVFRGVQDNHIVVENVDRGVGLTKNLGRLLFNEYVLPFELASILILAGIVGAVLIGKKDL, via the coding sequence ATGGATCAGTTTTTATTTTTCTTGGTGGCGTTTTTAGCAGTAGCAAGTGCAGTTTACTTTGTATTTGCAAGAAATCCTCTCTATGCTATTTTGTCATTGATTGTTACAATGTTTTCAATTGCAAGTATGTACATCCTTTTAAATGCACAGTTCCTTGCCATTATCCAGATTATAGTGTATGCAGGTGCTATCATGGTACTTTTCCTTTACATCCTGATGATGCTTAACCTTAATAAAGGAGACGAAAGTAAGAAGAACAATACTTTAAAGTTTGTTGGAGTTTTTACAGCAGGGCTTCTTTTAGTAGGTGTACTTGGAGTTTTCAGAGGAGTACAGGACAACCACATTGTTGTTGAAAATGTAGACAGAGGTGTTGGTCTTACGAAAAACCTGGGTAGACTTTTGTTTAATGAATATGTTTTACCGTTTGAGCTTGCTTCCATCCTAATTTTGGCAGGTATTGTAGGCGCGGTATTAATCGGTAAAAAAGATTTATAA
- a CDS encoding NuoM family protein, with protein sequence MSCLLLTLLLLPLVGSGLVFAWKSNSSKYLALGIALVQMLLTFYILSDFDFTPTVDSVLQHEINYPWSQFMKSSLHFGIDGMSMLLLLLTNILAPIIILSSFNENVNYRNTFYGLILLMQFGLVGVFTSLDGLLFYIFWEVTLIPIWFIAGLWGQENKRFEFTTKFFVYTFVGSLFMLAGLIYVYNHSASFALTDLYNAQLNEVQQTVVFWFIFFAFAVKLPVFPFHTWQPDTYTYSPTQGSMLLSGIMLKMAVYGVLRYLLPITPLPIAGISGQIVIILAIVGIVHGALIAIIQTDMKRIIAYSSFSHVGLMVAGIFASAVVTLRGTFNVEGAEGALVQTFAHGINVVGLFYCCDILYKRFKSRDIRQMGGLAKVAPKFAVLFLIIILGSMGVPLTNGFIGEFILLKSVYDFNGTAAVIAGLTVILCAVYLLRFYGKAMFGEGDEAVLSTAKDLSGVEFSVLASLAVFVILLGIFPQPVIDMVSSSVKFIYMAMAN encoded by the coding sequence ATGTCTTGTTTATTATTAACATTATTACTATTACCTCTAGTAGGTTCGGGATTAGTTTTTGCATGGAAGAGTAATTCCAGCAAATATTTGGCACTGGGAATTGCATTGGTCCAAATGCTTCTTACATTTTATATACTTTCGGATTTCGATTTTACTCCGACGGTAGATAGTGTATTGCAGCATGAGATCAATTATCCTTGGTCACAATTTATGAAGAGCTCTCTTCACTTCGGTATCGATGGGATGAGCATGCTTCTTTTATTATTGACCAATATTCTGGCTCCAATCATTATTTTATCATCTTTCAACGAAAATGTAAACTATAGAAATACATTCTACGGATTGATTCTGCTGATGCAGTTCGGTCTTGTAGGAGTGTTCACTTCTTTAGACGGATTGTTATTCTACATTTTCTGGGAAGTAACTTTGATTCCAATTTGGTTCATTGCCGGACTTTGGGGACAAGAGAATAAAAGGTTTGAATTCACTACGAAATTCTTCGTATATACATTCGTAGGATCATTATTTATGTTAGCCGGATTGATCTATGTGTACAACCACTCTGCATCATTCGCTTTAACAGATTTATATAATGCACAACTGAACGAAGTACAACAGACTGTGGTATTCTGGTTTATTTTCTTTGCATTTGCAGTGAAATTACCGGTATTCCCTTTCCACACATGGCAGCCTGATACCTATACCTACTCTCCTACTCAAGGATCAATGTTGTTATCGGGGATCATGCTTAAAATGGCAGTATATGGGGTATTGCGTTATTTACTTCCAATCACTCCGCTTCCGATAGCAGGAATTTCCGGACAGATTGTGATCATCCTTGCAATTGTAGGAATTGTTCACGGAGCATTGATTGCTATTATCCAGACAGATATGAAGAGAATCATTGCATATTCATCTTTCTCTCACGTAGGATTGATGGTAGCAGGGATTTTTGCTTCCGCAGTAGTTACTCTTAGAGGAACTTTCAATGTAGAAGGGGCAGAAGGGGCATTGGTACAGACTTTCGCTCACGGTATCAACGTAGTGGGATTGTTCTACTGTTGTGATATTTTATACAAAAGATTTAAATCAAGAGACATCAGACAAATGGGTGGTTTAGCTAAAGTAGCTCCTAAGTTTGCCGTATTGTTCTTGATCATTATATTAGGTTCAATGGGAGTTCCATTGACCAATGGATTCATCGGAGAATTTATTTTGTTGAAGTCTGTTTATGATTTTAATGGAACAGCAGCAGTAATTGCGGGTCTTACGGTAATTCTTTGTGCTGTATATTTATTGAGATTCTACGGAAAAGCAATGTTTGGAGAAGGAGATGAAGCAGTTTTAAGTACAGCAAAAGATTTATCAGGAGTAGAATTTTCTGTATTGGCAAGTTTAGCGGTTTTTGTGATTTTACTAGGTATTTTCCCACAGCCGGTAATCGACATGGTGAGTAGTTCAGTGAAGTTTATTTACATGGCGATGGCTAACTAA
- the nuoE gene encoding NAD(P)H-dependent oxidoreductase subunit E, translated as MSETIAFKPESLAQVHKIIARYPEGRQKSALLPVLHLAQKEFGGWLDVPVMDYVAELLSIQPIEVYEVATFYTMFNMKPVGKYVLEVCRTGPCMVCGSEKILDHIRTKLNIKDGETTEDGMFTLKPAECLGACGYAPMLQLGKFFHENLTIEKVDEILELCRQGQLALD; from the coding sequence ATGAGCGAAACAATAGCTTTTAAACCGGAAAGTTTAGCACAGGTACATAAAATTATCGCAAGATATCCTGAAGGAAGACAGAAATCTGCTCTTCTTCCTGTACTTCACTTAGCACAGAAAGAATTCGGAGGATGGTTAGATGTTCCTGTGATGGATTATGTTGCCGAACTATTAAGTATCCAGCCAATTGAAGTATATGAGGTGGCTACTTTCTATACCATGTTTAATATGAAGCCGGTAGGTAAATATGTTTTGGAAGTTTGCAGAACAGGACCTTGTATGGTTTGTGGAAGCGAAAAAATTCTTGACCATATCAGAACCAAACTGAATATTAAGGATGGAGAGACTACTGAAGACGGTATGTTTACATTAAAGCCAGCTGAATGTCTTGGAGCATGCGGATATGCACCAATGCTGCAGTTAGGAAAATTCTTTCATGAAAATTTAACAATAGAGAAAGTAGACGAAATCCTTGAACTTTGCAGACAGGGACAACTTGCTTTAGACTAA